In the Afipia sp. GAS231 genome, TCGAGTTTGGATTGCAACATCTTCTGCGACGACATCACCTCGATCCACCATCCGAGCTGCTCGGGCTTCAGCGCCGGTTCGGAACGGTTCGGCGGCGTCGCCTTGACCAGCTCGATCGCCTGCTTGGTGAACTTGGAAATCGAGGCGGAGGCCTTTTCGCGATCGTTGTTGACGATTTCGGCAGATTCGGCGATCGCGTCGCGGAATTTCTTGATCGCCCCCGCGTTCTTGTCGGCCCATTCGCGCGAGGCCGCATAGAAGATGATCGGATCGGTCCGCGCCAGTTCGACCGCGTAGCGCGCGCCGACCGAGCCTAGGCCCGCATTGGTCATGCGCGTCACGAACGGTTCGGCCGTCAGCACCGCATCGACGCCGCCGGACTTGATGATGTCGGACATGGTCGGGAAGGTGACCTCGACGAAATTGACGCTCCTGGGATCAACGCCCTTTTCGACCAGCCATTTCACGAACAGCACATGCAGGAAGGCATTGAGGCCGGGCGCACCGACCTTCTTGCCGACGAAATCCTTTGGCTCCTTGATGGTGATGCCGTTGCGGACGAAGGCAGTGATGTTGCCGTTCGACACCGGATTCATCACCGAGGCGCCGGCGATGCCGACGAGGTCCAGCCCGCCGTCGACGGCCTGCAGGAATACGGTCGAGGTCGGCCCGCCGATCTGGATCGAGTTCGACAGGATTGCCGCCGGAATGTTCGAGTTGATGCCGATCGGCGTCATCTCAACCTCGAGCCCGTGTTTCTTGAAGATGCCTTCGTCGACCGCGACCATGGCGGAGGCGCAATCCGACGTCGCGGTGCAGCCGACCTGGATCTTGGCTTGCGCCAGGGCAGCGCCCGTCAGCGCCATGCTGATGGCAAACGTCGCGATGATCTTTTTCACTGCGGTTTCCCCGTTTACATTTTTAATGCTTGATTATCGATATTTTCTTTGATCATATATCTCATCCGAAAGCAAGGGGTGATCAGATGAAACTCGCAACATTCAAATCCGGCAGTCAGGACAAGGTCGCCATCGTGCATTCCGGCGATGGTCGCCTGTTCGATCTTGCCGCCGCCGCCAGCCGCGATAGCGGCGCCAATCCGGCCTTCGCTTCGATGCTGGCCCTGATCGATGCCGGCGACGCCGCGCTCGAACAGGCCGCGAAGGTGTTCGACAAGCACGGCAAAGACGAGTCCCTGTCGGTGTCTGTTGATGGCGCCGACATCCTCGCGCCGATCCCTGAGCCGCGGCAGATGCGGGACGGCATGTCGTTCCCGTTGCATATCCTGCAGGCCCCGCGGGGGCAGTTGAAGCTTGCGGCGCGCGCCAACAACGATATGGCGGAACTGGCGCGGCTTAACGCCGAACCGCTCGGCGAATTGCCGGAGATCTATCGCAAGCAACCGATCTACTACATCACCAACCGCTTCAGCGTCCGCGGCACCGATACGACCGTCAAGTGGCCGCGCTACAGCCAGGTGATGGATTACGAATGCGAATACGGCGTCATTACCAAGAACAAGGGCGCCAATATCACGGCCGCCAAGGCCAAAGACCACATCTTCGGCTATACCATCTTCAACGATTTCTCGGCCCGCGATGCCCAGAGGATCGAGATGGAAGGCCGGCTCGGCCCCGCCAAGGGCAAGAGCTTTGACGGCGGCAATGTGATGGGGCCCTGGATCGTCACGCCAGACGAGATCGGCGACCCCTACAAACTGAAGATGGAGGTCCGGGTGAACGGCAAGATGCGCTCGCAAGGCGTATCCGACGGCATGCTGTTCCCGTTCGAGGAAATCATCGCCCACGTCACCAAGGACGAGACCTTGATGCCCGGCGAGTTCATCGGCTCGGGCACCGTCGGCAACGGTTGCGGACTGGAACTCGGCTGGTACCTTGAAGATGGCGACAGCATCGAGCTTGAAGTCGAGAAGATCGGAATTTTGAAGAACCGGGTCGAGCGGCAACAGGCTTAGGGCATTGGATGCGAGCGATCTCTTCGCGGGCGTCCGGGTTGCTTTCAGCCCCCCGAACCGCCCGGAGCGCCGCGGTCACGCTAGATCGTCGAAAGAATGTTCGACAAAAAAGCGAGCGCCGTGACGAACAGAAAGATAGCGGCAAACGAAGCCACCTCTTCTAGGAGGCTGATAAACATGGCAGTGGTCCCAAGTGACAGGTTGCAACATCGTGACCGCACGGTCACGACAAGGTATTTGCATCCTGCGTGCCAATTTTATTCTAGTTCGAAATCAAGATGTTGATGAAAGTGAAAGAGTCTATTTACCATGACGGAGTCGAAGTTTTCCGACTCGCGCGGCAAACCTTTCCCAGCGTTTTTACGCACATGACGCACCGAGCGCAGGGAGTGAGCTGAGCTAAAATCTTCGCCCGCGAGGGCAGGCAATCAAAACAAGACGAAACGAGGAAAACGCCATGGCGCGCAAGTTGATCGACATCTCCGTTCCCCTGCAAAACGACGTGCCCGCCGATCCGCCGGGCGGACACCCGACCATCCAGTACATCGATCACCAGCAGGGCCTGCCGCGAATGCTGCAGTTCTTCGACGGACTGAAAGCCGAGGATCTGCCTGACGGGCAGGGCTGGGCGGTCGAACAGGTGCAGCTCTCCACCCATAACGGCACGCATCTGGATGCGCCCTGGCACTTCCATCCCACCATGAACCGCGGCGAGCGTTCCTGGACCATCGACGAAGTGCCGCTGGAGTGGTGCCTGCAGCCCGGCGTCAAACTCGACTTCCGGCATTTTCCGGACGGCTATGTCGCCACCGCCAAGGACGTCGAAGCCGAACTCAAGCGCATCGGGCACACGCTGTCGCCGCTGGAAATCGTGGTGGTCAACACCTCTGCTGGCGTCAAATACGGAAGGCAGGACTACGTCACCTCGGGCTGCGGCATGGGCTACGAGGCGACGATGTACCTTTTGGAGCGCGGCGTGCGGCTGACCGGCATCGACGGCTGGAGCTGGGACGCACCGTTCGTCTACACCGCGAAGAAATACGCCGAGACCCATGACGCCAGCCTGATCTGGGAAGGCCACAAGGCCGGCCGTCATATCGGCTACTGTCACATCGAAAAGCTGCACAATCTCGAGCAGCTGCCGTCGACCGGGTTTACGGTGTCGTGCTTCCCGGTGAAGATCGAGCGCGCCTCGGCGGGCTGGACCCGGGCGGTGGCGATTCTCGACGGCTAGGGCCTGCACATAAACAAAAACAAAATCAGGGAGAGAACGGCATGACGGAAATGCGTGCGCCCGCGCTGCGGGGATGTTTCTGCTGCGATCAGGACATTCCGTCATCTTCCGCGCCGTCGCGGCGCGGCTTCATGCTCGGTGCCGGCGCGCTGGCGCTGGCGACGGCCACGGGTGGCGGTCGCGCCGTGGCGCAGGCCACGCCGGAGGCAAAGCCGTTTCGCATCGACGTCCATCATCATCTGTCGCCGCCGAGTTACATCACGGCGTCAAAGGACCTCGGGTTCGGCGAAGGCCTGATGCGGAGCTGGACCATCGAGAAATCGCTCGATGACATGGACAAGGCCGGCACCGCCACCGCGATGCTGTCGGTTACCACCCCCGGCATCAACCCGGTGAAAACAGACGTGGCGCGGCGGCTGTGCCGAGAGTCCAATGAATATGCCGCCAAACTGGTCGCGGATTATCCCGGGCGGTTCGGCAATTTTGCGATGCTGCCGCTCCGGGATGCCGAAGGCAGTTTGCGCGAAATCGAACACGCGCTCGATACGCTGAAGGCCGACGGCATCGCGTTGATGACGAGCTACAACGACAAATGGCTCGGCGATCCCCTGTTCCTGCCGGTGATGGAAGAACTCAATCGCCGCAAGGCGCTGGTCTACACCCATCCGACCGCGGCCAATTGCTGCGTCAATCTCGTGTCCACGCAGCAGCCTGTCATGATCGAGTTCGGCACCGACACGACGCGGACCATCGCCGACATCGTCTTTTCGGGCAACGCGCAGAAGTTTCGCGACATCCGCTGGATCTTCTCGCATGCCGGCGGAACCATGCCGTTCCTGATCGAGCGCTTTGTCCGTAATCCCCTGCTGGAGCCGAAGACGAAACCAACCGTGCCGGACGGCACGCTGGCCGAGCTCAGGCGCTTCTACTACGACACCGCCCAGACCTCGAACAAAAGCGCGATGTCGGCCTTGGCCGCGATCATTCCGCCATCGCAGATCGTGTTCGGCACCGATTTTCCGTATCGCAACGGCATCGATCACGTGAAGGGATTGCGCGAGGCTGATGTATTCACCGACGAACAAATCGCGTCGATCGAACGCGGCAATGCGCTCAAGCTGATCCCGCGGCTGGCAAGCTAGTCGGATGGCCTACAGCGCGGTTGTTGCGGGGGGAAATCCGGATCTGTTCGAAGAGAGCATCCGCCCAAATAAAAAGGCGTGCCGGTGGCCCGGCACGCCTTAAACTTTCAGCGATCGCGCTTAGACGATCGAGCCTAAACTACCAACGGCAGACGCGAGCGTAGCCATTCCACCAGCAACGCGGGCCGGGGGCAACCACGACCGGGCCGCCGTAATAGCCATAACCGCGTCCCCAACCTCGGCCACCGCCGCGATAGTAGCCGCGTCCTCCGCCCCAGCCTCTGCCGCCACCGCGGGCGACCCAGGCTTGTGCCGACGATGTGGTCGCACCGACCAGAATCGCGGACGTGCCGACGACATAGACGAAGAACAGAGCCACCAACGCGAGGCAGCGCGTCAGGATATTGTAGCGTTTAACCATTCGAGGATCTCCCGGTCACTTCCAAAACATTTGGACTTCGGCACTATCTCACTTAGACGCCTCAGAAAGCGTTTGGTTCAGATGCGCTAACATAATATTTTTACTAAGGTTCTTGCGGGCTTTAGGGACTTTATTGAGAAGGGAATATAAGGTCAAGTTACAGTCTGGTTGCGGCGAATTTACGGATTTTGCCGTTCATCTTTCTGAACGTCGCTTTTCTGAACGTCGCTGATTGTGCGCTGCAGAATTCTGAGGCGGTGGAAAAATCCGGCGAGGTCATGCCAGCTTCTTGATGTCGACACGATTCCCGGCCCTCAGCACACCACGATCCCCGCCTTAACGAGTCCCCATGCCCAAACAACACACCTACGTTCTCGGCCTGAACACCTATGACCATGATGTAAGCGCCTGCCTGTTGCGCGACGGCGCCATCGCGTTCGCGATCGCCAAGGAGCGGATCAATCGAGTCAAGCATGCGAGTGGATTCTACAAGGAGGTGATCGATTATTGCCTGCAGGCCGAAGGCATCACGCTCGATGACGTCGATCTGATCGTGCGCAATTGCTACATCCTGCCGGTCCCGGAAATGGAGGAGCGGCTGGTCTATTTCGATGCGCCGGGCTTTCTCCCCGAGTTCGAGCGCGGCGAGGCGGCGAAGCATCCGCTGTACCGGTCGGGGCAGGACAGGGTGGTCACGATCTCTCACCATCTGGCGCACGCCTACAGCGCGTTTGCGGTGTCGCCGTTCGACGAAGGCGTCGTCATGATCGTCGACGGCGTCGGCAGCTACCAGTCCGACGTCATGGAAGCCTATCCGGCCGGTGACACGGCGACGCCGCTCGCGCGCGAATCCGAGAGCTACTACAAGTTCAAGGGGACCGAGCTCGAATGCCTGAAGAAGGTCTGGATGGAGCCGGACCGCGGTTTTCTGAGCGATGAATTCTATACCATGCCGGGTCTCGGCGCGCTGTACAGCCGGGCCTCGACCTACATCTTCGGCGACTGGAACAAGTGCGGCGAACTGATGGGGCTCGCGCCCTATGGCCGTCACGACCAGGTCAAGCATCTGATGGAGATGATCGACGGCAAGCTGCAGGTGCCGCGC is a window encoding:
- a CDS encoding ABC transporter substrate-binding protein; its protein translation is MALTGAALAQAKIQVGCTATSDCASAMVAVDEGIFKKHGLEVEMTPIGINSNIPAAILSNSIQIGGPTSTVFLQAVDGGLDLVGIAGASVMNPVSNGNITAFVRNGITIKEPKDFVGKKVGAPGLNAFLHVLFVKWLVEKGVDPRSVNFVEVTFPTMSDIIKSGGVDAVLTAEPFVTRMTNAGLGSVGARYAVELARTDPIIFYAASREWADKNAGAIKKFRDAIAESAEIVNNDREKASASISKFTKQAIELVKATPPNRSEPALKPEQLGWWIEVMSSQKMLQSKLEPNKLVLK
- a CDS encoding fumarylacetoacetate hydrolase family protein, with protein sequence MKLATFKSGSQDKVAIVHSGDGRLFDLAAAASRDSGANPAFASMLALIDAGDAALEQAAKVFDKHGKDESLSVSVDGADILAPIPEPRQMRDGMSFPLHILQAPRGQLKLAARANNDMAELARLNAEPLGELPEIYRKQPIYYITNRFSVRGTDTTVKWPRYSQVMDYECEYGVITKNKGANITAAKAKDHIFGYTIFNDFSARDAQRIEMEGRLGPAKGKSFDGGNVMGPWIVTPDEIGDPYKLKMEVRVNGKMRSQGVSDGMLFPFEEIIAHVTKDETLMPGEFIGSGTVGNGCGLELGWYLEDGDSIELEVEKIGILKNRVERQQA
- a CDS encoding amidohydrolase family protein yields the protein MTEMRAPALRGCFCCDQDIPSSSAPSRRGFMLGAGALALATATGGGRAVAQATPEAKPFRIDVHHHLSPPSYITASKDLGFGEGLMRSWTIEKSLDDMDKAGTATAMLSVTTPGINPVKTDVARRLCRESNEYAAKLVADYPGRFGNFAMLPLRDAEGSLREIEHALDTLKADGIALMTSYNDKWLGDPLFLPVMEELNRRKALVYTHPTAANCCVNLVSTQQPVMIEFGTDTTRTIADIVFSGNAQKFRDIRWIFSHAGGTMPFLIERFVRNPLLEPKTKPTVPDGTLAELRRFYYDTAQTSNKSAMSALAAIIPPSQIVFGTDFPYRNGIDHVKGLREADVFTDEQIASIERGNALKLIPRLAS
- a CDS encoding cyclase family protein, with translation MARKLIDISVPLQNDVPADPPGGHPTIQYIDHQQGLPRMLQFFDGLKAEDLPDGQGWAVEQVQLSTHNGTHLDAPWHFHPTMNRGERSWTIDEVPLEWCLQPGVKLDFRHFPDGYVATAKDVEAELKRIGHTLSPLEIVVVNTSAGVKYGRQDYVTSGCGMGYEATMYLLERGVRLTGIDGWSWDAPFVYTAKKYAETHDASLIWEGHKAGRHIGYCHIEKLHNLEQLPSTGFTVSCFPVKIERASAGWTRAVAILDG